TTGCTGATAAAAACAAATCAACTTTAAAAGGTTTTAAATATTTTGAAATATTGTTTCCACCTGACCAAGCGCTGCGTTTTATATCAAGTTTATAAGCATCAATTGATTTTGTAATACGCAAAGAGGTTGCTGCATTATTTCGCGACATAATAATGACTTCCACTTGTTTATTATCAGGAAAATCATCGTTAATTCTAAGTAAATTCTTCACCAAACGAAAGCCTGTACCTTTTTCTAATAAGGTATCTTCATTCTTAATTTGAAAATCATAGTAATCTTGTAAACCAGAAGATTCGAAAATTTTATTTTCTTCTTCTAGATTAAATAAAGCCCTTGAAGAAATTGCTATTACAAGTTTATCATCTAAATTATATCCCAAAATATAGCCTTTTAATTTTTCTTTATTATTTATAAATATATTATACAAAATAGCATTAAAAAAAGGCTTTTCTAGTTGTTTTTAAGAAAAATATCTTATAATTTTACATCTTAGATAAAATGAGCGAAAAATGAAAAAACTATTTATAATACGACATTCAAAATCAGATTGGGGAGATGAAAACCTAGATGATTTTGATAGACCTTTAAATGAAAAAGGCATAAAAGACTGTGCACTAGTAGGAAAGTATTTAAAACAGAAAAATGAAAAAATAGATATTATCTTATCAAGCCCTGCATTAAGAGCACATACAACTGCTAAACTCTTAGCAAAAGAACTTGATTTTAATAAAAACATAATGCAAAATCAATATATATATGAACCTTTTGTTGCAGCAATTCAAGAATTGATTTCTTATATTCATGATGACAATGATACAGCAATTCTAGTAGGTCATAATCCAGGAGTATCAACGTTAGCATATATGTTATGTGATTCAAGAGAAGAGTTAAAAACAGCTTCTATTGTTGAAATATCTTTTTCTTGTGATTCTTGGATGGATGTAAATAAAAACAATGCGACTTTTATTTCTTATACAAAACCAAAAGACCTGTAATACTGTTATTTATAAATAACCGTATTGGGTTTAAAAACAACCCAAGCAAACCAAAAGTGTGAACCAAAAGTAATTTTTTTCAATTGACTTCCTTTTAGTTTACCTTCTATTGCTAAACCAAAAATATTCCATAAACTTTTTGTTTTTTTATCATAAAAACCTTTGTCATAATAAAATTCTAAAATCTCACCTTTTAGTTTTGATTCAAAAATACTTGCAGAACCAACTTTTTTAGAATCTTTTATTTTTGATTTATCTAAAGCAGATAAAACATTGTTTTTATAAAACAAAACTAAGTCTTTATTTTCAAAACGATCATTAATCACTTTTTTTGCTTTAAGAAGCTTATAGGAATAAGCTTTATCTCTATTATTAATACTAAGGGTTGCAACTCTCCTCATAGGGGGCATTCTATCATCAATATCTTCTTGTAATAAAAAAGGAGAAGAATTAATATCGTCATATCCCGAATAAGGGTTTTTACCATACTCTCTTTTATATCCTGTGTCTTGTGATAAAATCATAGTTGAAGGATGATGGGTATAAATATCTTTAAAAGATACAATAGAAGAATTTAGAAGTTTCAATGTTTTTCCCAAAGAATCACCCACTATTGCTTCCCCTGTAAATTGTTGCCACAGGGATTCGTTTTGTCTATCATACATTACTAGATCTGATTTTCGAAGAAGTCCAGAAGTCCCAAAATCATGTAAAACACCATCAATCATTCTTGAAAATACAATTGAAGCATTACATAAAGGACAAAAAGTAACCAGAATTTTTTCATTTCCTAAACTGTCATTTACTATTTCATGCCAAATTAAAATAGATAAAGCATAGGCTTTTTTTTCATTGTTGATACTAACAAAAATAAGAGGCTCATCATCTTTTAGAAATGTTTTTGCCTGTTTAATAGTTACAAATTTTGGTTTATCTAGGGGAGGAATACCATCTCGTGCAGGTCCTCCACTTAAAAGCTCAGAATATGGAATTGAGTGTTTATTCCAATTAGTATTCCAAGAAGACGTAGAGCTTTTTAAACCATAAGACCTGTCATCGATATTTGGGTCAAAAGCAAATAGTGCCGAAAAACACAGGCTCAAAAAAATTAAAATTCTCATAATAAATCCTTAATGAACTAGTATAGAATTTTAATGTGAAGGAAGTGTTAACTTATGAAAGCAAGTGCCCTGCTAAGTTTCCACTTGAAAAAGACCATTGCAAATTATATCCCCCACAAGGGCCATCTAAATCAACAACCTCTCCACAAAAATATAAACCATCAATAATCTTACTTTGCATTGTTTTGGGAGAAATTTCTTTTAGTTTAACGCCACCTCTTGTAATCATTGCTTTTTTAAAACCGACATGATCTGTTATTGTTAAAGGTGTAGAAATAAGTATTTTTATTAAATTATCTCTAATTAAACCCTTTAAATTTTTAAAAGTAAGCGTATAATCAGCTTGTACTTGTTTACATAACCCTTTTATTACAGATTCAGGCAAAATTTTAATTAATGTATCTAATACAGTAACGTCATTGTTGATTTTTACTTCATTTTTAATATGCACACGTAAATCTTCTTCATTCATTCCTTTTAGCATATGAACTAAAATAGGTACTTCTTTGTGCGTTTCTAAAAAAGGTGTAATTTCTCTGGAGAAATCAAGTACTACTGGACCTCTAATACCTTTTGAAGTAAAAATTAAATCCCCCACTGCTTTTAGTTTTTTGGCTTTTGGTAAATCGATTTTTAAAACAGCTTTTGCAATGGTATCTGCTTTACACTCCCCTACCCACGTTTCTTTGGTAAGAAGTGGTAACATAGCAGGATAAAGATCTGTTACTTGATGGCCTAAATGTTTTGCAAAGTCATAACCATCTCCATTAGCTCCTAACATAGGAAAACCCAAACCACCCGTAGCAACTATAATTCTTGAAGACAAAAACTTTGCTGATTCATCATCTTTTGTGCATTGAACACCAACTATGTCTTCATTTTCAAGAAGTAAACGTAAAACTTTTGTATTTAAAGAAAGTGTCACATTTAATCGTATCAGTTCTTTTTCTAAGGCTTTTATTATAGTTGAAGAGTTATGCGTAACGGGAAAAATACGAAAACCATCAGGAATATGTGTTTCAACACCAATATCTCCTAAGAACGCTATTAAATCTTTATGGTCCAAAAGATTTAGAGCATCGCTCATAAATTTACCATTTCGCCCAAAAGAATTCATAAAATCAGTATTGGATAAAGTATTAGAAAGATTACATCTTCCTCCACCTGTTGCTTTTAGTTTGGGACCAACCTTATCTTGTTGTTCTAAAAGAAGTACGTTTTTGTTGGCCCTAGCCGCTGTAATTCCAGCAATCATACCAGCAGCTCCTGAACCTATTATTATTACATCGTATTTTGTATTATTCATGCCGTATAATAACTAAAAGTTCTTAAAATAGTTTTATTTAAAAAAACGAATGGTATTACGTCCCGAAGCTTTTGCATCGTATAATGCTATATCTGCACATTTTATTAAACTTTTAATTGTAGAATCTTTTTCACATAAAGATATACCAATACTGGCTGTTTTTTTTCCTACTTTAAAAAAATCATGTTCTTCAATAATTTTTTTAAGTTTTTGTGCACATAAGGAGATACCTTCTTTATTGCTAAAAGGACAAACAATAATAAATTCTTCTCCTCCCCAACGCCCAACA
The genomic region above belongs to Campylobacteraceae bacterium and contains:
- a CDS encoding histidine phosphatase family protein; protein product: MKKLFIIRHSKSDWGDENLDDFDRPLNEKGIKDCALVGKYLKQKNEKIDIILSSPALRAHTTAKLLAKELDFNKNIMQNQYIYEPFVAAIQELISYIHDDNDTAILVGHNPGVSTLAYMLCDSREELKTASIVEISFSCDSWMDVNKNNATFISYTKPKDL
- a CDS encoding DUF3179 domain-containing protein, coding for MRILIFLSLCFSALFAFDPNIDDRSYGLKSSTSSWNTNWNKHSIPYSELLSGGPARDGIPPLDKPKFVTIKQAKTFLKDDEPLIFVSINNEKKAYALSILIWHEIVNDSLGNEKILVTFCPLCNASIVFSRMIDGVLHDFGTSGLLRKSDLVMYDRQNESLWQQFTGEAIVGDSLGKTLKLLNSSIVSFKDIYTHHPSTMILSQDTGYKREYGKNPYSGYDDINSSPFLLQEDIDDRMPPMRRVATLSINNRDKAYSYKLLKAKKVINDRFENKDLVLFYKNNVLSALDKSKIKDSKKVGSASIFESKLKGEILEFYYDKGFYDKKTKSLWNIFGLAIEGKLKGSQLKKITFGSHFWFAWVVFKPNTVIYK
- a CDS encoding NAD(P)/FAD-dependent oxidoreductase; its protein translation is MNNTKYDVIIIGSGAAGMIAGITAARANKNVLLLEQQDKVGPKLKATGGGRCNLSNTLSNTDFMNSFGRNGKFMSDALNLLDHKDLIAFLGDIGVETHIPDGFRIFPVTHNSSTIIKALEKELIRLNVTLSLNTKVLRLLLENEDIVGVQCTKDDESAKFLSSRIIVATGGLGFPMLGANGDGYDFAKHLGHQVTDLYPAMLPLLTKETWVGECKADTIAKAVLKIDLPKAKKLKAVGDLIFTSKGIRGPVVLDFSREITPFLETHKEVPILVHMLKGMNEEDLRVHIKNEVKINNDVTVLDTLIKILPESVIKGLCKQVQADYTLTFKNLKGLIRDNLIKILISTPLTITDHVGFKKAMITRGGVKLKEISPKTMQSKIIDGLYFCGEVVDLDGPCGGYNLQWSFSSGNLAGHLLS